One Cervus canadensis isolate Bull #8, Minnesota chromosome 1, ASM1932006v1, whole genome shotgun sequence genomic window carries:
- the LOC122442135 gene encoding keratin, high-sulfur matrix protein, IIIA3-like has translation MTGSCCGPIVSSLSCGGGCLQPCFYRDPCCCRPVSCQTTVSRPVTCVPRCTRPICEPCRRPVCCDPCGLQEGCCRPITCCPSSCQAVVCRPCCWATTSCQPISVQSPCCRPTCCRPAPCRTTCRTCRTSPCC, from the coding sequence ATGACCGGCTCCTGCTGCGGCCCCATCGTCTCCTCCCTGAGCTGTGGCGGAGGCTGCCTCCAGCCCTGTTTCTACCGCGACCCCTGCTGCTGCCGCCCAGTGTCCTGCCAGACCACCGTGAGCCGGCCCGTGACCTGCGTGCCCCGCTGCACGCGCCCCATCTGCGAGCCCTGCCGCCGCCCAGTCTGCTGCGACCCCTGCGGCCTGCAGGAGGGCTGCTGCCGGCCCATCACCTGCTGCCCCTCGTCCTGCCAGGCCGTGGTCTGCCGGCCCTGCTGCTGGGCCACCACGAGCTGCCAGCCCATCTCTGTGCAGTCCCCGTGCTGCCGGCCCACCTGCTGCCGGCCCGCCCCCTGCCGCACCACCTGCCGCACCTGCAGGACCTCCCCCTGCTGCTGA